One window of the Mycobacterium sp. SVM_VP21 genome contains the following:
- the rplI gene encoding 50S ribosomal protein L9, translated as MKLILTAEVDHLGAAGDTVEVKDGYGRNFLLPRGLAIVATRGAQKQADDIRRARETKQVRDLDHAKELKEALQALGTVTLPVKTSGDSGKLFGSVTAADVVAAIKKAGGPNLDRRIVRLPKAHIKAVGSHPVSVHLHPEVNVDVTLDVAAAN; from the coding sequence ATGAAGCTCATTTTGACCGCTGAGGTGGACCACCTCGGAGCGGCCGGAGACACCGTCGAGGTCAAGGACGGATACGGCCGCAACTTCCTGCTCCCGCGGGGGCTGGCCATCGTCGCCACGCGCGGCGCGCAGAAGCAGGCCGACGACATCCGTCGTGCCCGCGAGACCAAGCAGGTGCGCGACCTGGACCACGCCAAGGAGCTCAAGGAAGCTCTGCAGGCGCTGGGCACCGTCACCTTGCCGGTGAAGACCTCGGGCGACTCGGGCAAGCTGTTCGGCTCGGTGACCGCCGCTGACGTGGTGGCCGCCATCAAGAAGGCCGGCGGGCCGAACCTCGACCGGCGGATCGTCCGGCTGCCCAAGGCCCACATCAAGGCCGTTGGCAGCCACCCGGTGTCGGTGCACCTGCACCCCGAGGTGAACGTCGACGTCACCCTCGACGTCGCCGCGGCAAACTAA
- the rpsR gene encoding 30S ribosomal protein S18: MAKSNKRRPAPEKPIKTRKCAFCSNKKQVIDYKDTSLLRTYISERGKIRARRVTGNCVQHQRDVALAVKNAREVALLPFTSSAR; this comes from the coding sequence ATGGCCAAATCCAACAAGCGGCGTCCGGCTCCTGAGAAGCCGATCAAGACTCGCAAGTGCGCATTCTGCTCGAACAAGAAGCAGGTGATCGACTACAAGGACACCTCGCTGCTGCGCACCTACATCAGTGAGCGGGGCAAGATCCGCGCCCGTCGTGTGACCGGTAACTGCGTTCAGCACCAGCGCGACGTCGCGCTCGCGGTGAAGAACGCTCGCGAGGTCGCGTTGCTGCCCTTCACCTCGTCGGCGCGCTAG
- a CDS encoding single-stranded DNA-binding protein: MAVGDTTITVVGNLTADPDLRFTPSGAAVANFTVASTPRVFDRQSGEWKDGDALFLRCNIWREAAENVAESLTRGSRVIVTGRLRQRSFETREGEKRTVYEVEVDEVGPSLRYATAKINKVSRGGGGGGFGGGGGMPASAGPSGPPAEDPWGSAPASGSFGGADDEPPF; this comes from the coding sequence GTGGCTGTAGGTGACACCACGATCACCGTCGTCGGAAACCTGACCGCGGACCCCGATCTGCGGTTTACCCCTTCGGGGGCGGCGGTCGCCAACTTCACGGTGGCCTCCACTCCGCGGGTCTTTGACCGGCAGAGCGGTGAATGGAAGGACGGCGACGCGCTGTTCCTGCGGTGCAACATCTGGCGCGAGGCCGCCGAGAATGTGGCCGAGAGCCTCACCCGCGGATCGCGGGTGATTGTCACCGGACGGCTGCGGCAGCGGTCCTTCGAGACCCGCGAGGGCGAGAAGCGCACCGTCTACGAGGTGGAGGTCGACGAGGTCGGCCCCTCGTTGCGGTATGCCACCGCCAAGATCAACAAGGTCAGCCGCGGCGGCGGCGGAGGCGGCTTCGGCGGGGGCGGCGGCATGCCGGCCTCGGCCGGTCCGTCCGGCCCGCCCGCGGAGGACCCGTGGGGCAGTGCTCCGGCGTCCGGCTCCTTCGGTGGCGCCGACGACGAGCCGCCCTTTTAG
- the rpsF gene encoding 30S ribosomal protein S6: MRPYEIMVILDPTLDERTVAPSLETFLNVIRKDGGSVDKVDIWGKRRLAYEIAKHAEGIYAVIDVKAEPATVSELDRQLSLNESVLRTKVMRTDKS, from the coding sequence ATGCGTCCATACGAAATCATGGTCATCCTTGACCCCACTCTCGACGAGCGCACCGTTGCCCCGTCCCTGGAGACGTTCCTGAACGTCATCCGCAAAGACGGCGGTTCGGTGGACAAGGTCGACATCTGGGGCAAGCGCCGCCTGGCTTACGAGATCGCCAAGCATGCCGAGGGCATCTACGCGGTCATCGACGTCAAGGCCGAGCCGGCCACCGTGTCCGAGCTCGACCGTCAGCTCAGCCTGAACGAGTCGGTGCTCCGCACCAAGGTGATGCGCACCGACAAGTCGTAG